The Flavobacteriales bacterium genome includes a region encoding these proteins:
- a CDS encoding LptE family protein, producing the protein MNWNKTSIFLFLISASLWSCFYSFKGVSIPAEIESFSVDFIENNASIVNPALSPMITNKLRDQFLRQTKLKMVGENGDYAFSGYISDYQVKAMGSSTTTGATQNQLSITVHIKLVSEKAPSNAFETNFTKTESFDASKNLSDVESELIETISDNLVQEIFNKSANNW; encoded by the coding sequence ATGAACTGGAATAAAACGAGCATATTTTTGTTTCTTATTTCGGCAAGCTTGTGGTCGTGTTTCTACAGCTTTAAAGGCGTTTCTATACCGGCAGAGATAGAATCTTTTAGTGTTGATTTTATTGAAAATAATGCCTCAATTGTTAACCCTGCCTTGAGCCCCATGATTACTAACAAACTTCGGGACCAATTTTTGAGGCAGACAAAATTGAAAATGGTTGGAGAAAACGGCGACTATGCTTTTAGCGGATACATCAGCGACTATCAGGTAAAAGCCATGGGGTCGAGCACCACCACAGGTGCAACCCAGAACCAACTGAGCATTACGGTTCACATAAAACTGGTGAGCGAAAAAGCCCCGAGCAATGCTTTTGAAACCAATTTTACGAAAACTGAAAGTTTTGATGCCAGCAAAAACCTATCGGATGTTGAATCAGAACTTATCGAGACGATATCTGACAATTTAGTTCAGGAAATATTTAATAAATCTGCAAACAATTGGTAA
- a CDS encoding sigma-54-dependent Fis family transcriptional regulator yields MDLQQIKQRFGIVGNSPRLNYALETAVRVAPTDITVYIQGESGVGKESFSKIIHQLSNRKHGPFIAINCGAIPEGTINSELFGHEKGAFTGAIDSRKGYFETVNGGTIFLDEVGELPLETQSRLLRLLENGEYIKVGSSKVQTTDVRVITATNKDLFVETQNGKFREDLYYRLSTLPIKVPALRERPTDILLLFKKFSFDLAEKYHSPEIELDADAENLLMKYAWPGNIRQLKNLAEQLYVLEQNKLISAMTLSQYLPDGNNRLPAIASHSNSSGNDFSERDIFYKVLFDMKNEMSDLKKIVLELLKKSGSKEEIVQGNQAIIQRVLAEAGSPSNDYSSEITISRNMDEEDQNNDHHHFIIEPDDAVNMEENLSLEQKEEELIKKALLKNNGKRKRAARDLGISERTLYRKIKQYELE; encoded by the coding sequence ATGGATTTGCAACAAATTAAGCAACGATTTGGCATTGTAGGAAACTCGCCACGACTAAATTATGCTTTGGAAACAGCCGTTCGAGTGGCACCCACCGACATCACCGTTTATATACAAGGTGAAAGCGGCGTGGGTAAAGAATCTTTTTCAAAAATTATTCATCAGCTTAGCAACAGAAAGCATGGGCCTTTTATAGCCATCAACTGTGGAGCTATACCGGAAGGAACAATAAATTCAGAGCTTTTTGGACACGAAAAAGGTGCTTTTACCGGTGCCATAGACAGCCGAAAAGGATATTTTGAAACCGTAAACGGAGGAACCATATTTTTGGACGAAGTAGGCGAATTGCCACTCGAAACGCAATCAAGATTATTGAGGCTATTAGAAAATGGAGAATACATAAAAGTAGGTTCCTCAAAGGTGCAAACTACCGATGTACGTGTAATTACGGCCACCAACAAAGACCTATTTGTCGAAACCCAAAACGGGAAGTTCAGAGAAGATTTATACTACCGCCTTTCTACTCTGCCCATAAAAGTGCCTGCATTGCGTGAGCGTCCGACCGACATTTTGCTTTTGTTTAAGAAATTTTCGTTCGATCTGGCCGAAAAATATCATTCGCCAGAGATTGAATTGGATGCCGATGCAGAAAATTTATTGATGAAATATGCTTGGCCGGGAAACATTCGGCAATTGAAAAATTTGGCCGAACAGCTTTATGTATTAGAGCAAAATAAGCTGATTTCCGCAATGACTCTGAGTCAATACCTACCAGACGGCAACAACCGTTTACCTGCAATTGCATCACATTCCAATAGCAGTGGAAATGATTTTTCTGAAAGAGACATTTTTTATAAAGTGCTTTTCGACATGAAAAATGAAATGTCGGATTTAAAAAAGATTGTGCTTGAACTACTCAAAAAAAGTGGCTCAAAAGAAGAAATTGTTCAGGGCAATCAGGCCATTATTCAACGTGTATTGGCCGAGGCTGGTAGCCCTTCAAACGATTATTCATCCGAAATTACCATCAGCAGAAATATGGATGAGGAGGATCAGAACAACGACCACCATCACTTTATAATTGAGCCCGATGATGCGGTAAATATGGAAGAAAACCTTTCGCTTGAACAAAAAGAAGAAGAATTGATAAAAAAAGCTCTGCTTAAAAACAATGGCAAACGAAAGCGTGCCGCACGAGATTTGGGCATTTCTGAGCGAACATTGTATCGAAAAATAAAACAATATGAACTGGAATAA
- the miaB gene encoding tRNA (N6-isopentenyl adenosine(37)-C2)-methylthiotransferase MiaB, with amino-acid sequence MNFSDSEVVASIMAESGYETTNNEENADVVFLNTCSIRDNAEQKIRHRLNHLRNNKKRNNHLVVGVLGCMAERLKDQLMEQEKLVDIVVGPDAYRDLPKLVAEVEDGDKAINVILSLEETYAEITPTRLNSNGVTAYISIMRGCDNMCSFCVVPFTRGRERSREPETIVREATELFNAGYREVTLLGQNVDSYLWFGGGPKKDFKKLTKEEKENSVNFAQLLEMVAKVNPQLRVRFSTSHPKDITDDVLYTMAKYPNICKYIHLPAQSGNSRILEKMNRTYDREWYMEKVERIRQIIPECGISCDIIAGFCTETEEEHNDTLSLMKWSDFDFSYMYYYSERPGTLAAKKYADDVPLETKKRRLTEIIDLQNEVSKRKNKERVGKIVTVLIESESKRSADDWMGKCDQHIVTIFPKENYEKGQYVDVQIEKSTTTSLIGKAVGLTSFENAEKPKLAETEVVR; translated from the coding sequence ATGAATTTTTCGGACAGCGAAGTGGTTGCCTCCATCATGGCAGAGAGCGGATACGAAACCACTAATAATGAGGAAAATGCGGATGTGGTATTCTTGAATACCTGTTCTATTAGAGATAATGCGGAACAAAAAATACGACACCGACTCAATCATTTAAGAAACAACAAAAAAAGAAATAACCACTTGGTTGTAGGTGTTTTGGGGTGCATGGCCGAGCGGCTAAAAGACCAACTGATGGAGCAAGAAAAACTGGTGGATATAGTGGTTGGCCCAGATGCCTACCGAGATTTGCCAAAACTTGTGGCCGAAGTGGAAGACGGAGACAAAGCCATCAATGTTATTCTTTCTCTTGAAGAAACGTATGCCGAAATAACCCCCACCCGACTGAATAGCAATGGGGTAACGGCTTATATCAGCATTATGCGTGGCTGCGACAATATGTGCAGCTTTTGTGTGGTGCCTTTTACCCGAGGCCGAGAACGAAGCCGAGAGCCGGAAACCATCGTTCGGGAGGCAACAGAGCTTTTCAATGCCGGCTACCGAGAGGTTACCCTGCTCGGACAGAATGTGGACAGCTATTTATGGTTTGGCGGAGGCCCAAAAAAGGATTTCAAAAAACTAACTAAAGAGGAAAAAGAAAACTCTGTAAACTTTGCTCAACTTTTAGAAATGGTAGCTAAAGTAAATCCACAGCTCAGAGTCCGTTTCTCCACCTCACACCCAAAGGATATTACAGATGACGTGCTTTATACCATGGCAAAATATCCAAACATTTGTAAATACATTCACCTTCCTGCACAGTCTGGCAACAGCAGAATTTTGGAAAAAATGAACCGAACCTACGACCGAGAGTGGTATATGGAAAAGGTGGAACGCATTCGACAAATAATTCCGGAATGTGGTATTAGCTGCGATATCATTGCAGGTTTTTGCACCGAAACGGAAGAGGAACATAACGACACCTTATCTTTAATGAAATGGTCTGATTTCGACTTTTCATACATGTATTACTACAGCGAACGCCCTGGCACTTTGGCCGCCAAGAAATATGCCGATGATGTTCCTTTGGAAACAAAAAAACGAAGATTGACGGAAATAATTGATTTGCAAAACGAAGTATCGAAAAGAAAAAACAAAGAACGAGTTGGAAAAATTGTGACGGTTTTGATTGAGTCTGAATCAAAACGCTCGGCAGACGATTGGATGGGCAAATGTGACCAACATATTGTTACAATCTTTCCAAAAGAAAACTACGAAAAAGGTCAATACGTTGATGTGCAGATTGAGAAATCAACCACCACCAGCCTTATTGGAAAGGCTGTAGGTTTGACCTCTTTTGAAAATGCCGAAAAACCAAAATTGGCAGAAACGGAGGTAGTTCGATAA
- a CDS encoding GSCFA domain-containing protein — MKFKIDFSPPIQPIINYKIPIMAIGSCFSENMAKNLANHCFKVCNNPNGIVYNPISIAASLQRALQMTPYSENDLVFLNDVWYSWHHHGCHSHTDRQMLINKINKNQSEMIDIISKPKVNIIVTLGSAWVYEKYGEVVANCHKFPANHFQKRMLQVDEIVGAFSQVINRSMNAQYLFTVSPVRYVRDGLHENNLSKSVLHLAVQQLVSQYDNCFYFPSYEIVMDELRDYRFFEKDFVHPNNLAIEYVWERFCENVLDEETKEMVHLWKPILVMKNHVLLNQNTAESKKFLNQLEQREKEFNKKFFA; from the coding sequence ATGAAGTTTAAAATAGATTTTAGTCCGCCAATCCAGCCAATTATTAATTACAAAATACCAATTATGGCGATTGGTTCTTGTTTTAGCGAAAACATGGCCAAAAACCTCGCGAACCATTGTTTTAAAGTATGCAATAACCCAAACGGAATAGTTTATAATCCAATATCTATTGCCGCATCTCTACAAAGAGCCTTGCAAATGACACCTTATTCTGAAAATGATTTAGTTTTTCTCAATGATGTTTGGTATTCGTGGCATCATCATGGCTGCCATAGCCATACCGACAGGCAAATGCTAATCAATAAGATTAATAAAAATCAGTCAGAAATGATTGACATAATAAGTAAACCAAAGGTAAATATAATAGTCACGTTGGGGTCGGCATGGGTATATGAAAAGTATGGTGAGGTGGTTGCAAATTGCCACAAATTTCCGGCAAATCATTTTCAAAAAAGAATGCTACAAGTGGATGAAATTGTTGGGGCATTTTCTCAGGTAATTAATCGGTCGATGAACGCCCAATATCTTTTTACAGTTAGCCCGGTAAGATATGTGCGTGATGGATTGCATGAAAATAATCTGAGCAAGTCGGTTTTGCATTTGGCTGTGCAGCAATTAGTTTCTCAATATGACAACTGCTTTTATTTTCCGTCGTACGAAATAGTGATGGATGAATTACGTGACTACCGATTTTTTGAAAAAGACTTTGTACACCCAAACAATTTGGCCATTGAGTATGTATGGGAGAGGTTTTGTGAGAACGTTTTAGATGAAGAAACCAAAGAAATGGTGCATTTATGGAAACCAATTTTGGTAATGAAAAATCATGTATTGCTAAATCAAAACACCGCAGAAAGCAAAAAATTTCTAAACCAATTAGAGCAACGAGAGAAAGAATTTAACAAGAAATTTTTTGCATAA
- a CDS encoding PKD domain-containing protein has product MKKSVTLLFTLALVTIAFHAFTNQSGPGGKLANDPGAGNCTQCHTGTALNGGSGSPNNIQISGNFSGGGYIPDSTYNVKITFTQSSISKFGINATALYSSDSSTMAGSFTITSNRLQKRTTTIGGKSRQYVEQTSTGSSATSTNTAEWAFQWKAPSTNVGDIWFYVVTMSANGNGQNSGDQVYFRKIVINPSSLLPVATATASNSNPCSGETVNFTGSGTNSPTSYSWVFPGGSPSVSSAQNPSVSFTSAGKKYVTLQVTNAKGISNKDTVIVDVKKPLTAFIAGGNTQTICPGDSVELTASLFSGYSYNWSNGATGNKIFAKKAGDYYVVVDDGSCSKISNVVTVSHYTVPTPTITPSVADSICRNGTLTLTSTTGYDSFYWYNKFAQIASSTTNTHTLTVDSGSSYRVRAWTSNHCLSAFSDSVELKTVKAEDGPVISCKNTQPFSLDFGWTVATHNGVQISLDSGKSWKAPSSGTMGLTHSMSGLDPETDYQLMVRAILGVPCNFSEASTQVCRTGKCSPINAQVVSDTAICSGEDVNVVVHGLANEEYSLNFEGGNHFKDTAFQFSPGQTATHILYVTDSTLLGCPPKKLSFKVRVDNISTPILKTQKTGNIFCEGDTIIFTASSGNETYRFFVNGNLRSTQSDSFYFESTFANGDSAFVEVENGQCSATSDLVHLLVAATPTATFTYSRVHKLYTFIPDNAFYKSYNWDFGDGFTSVLQQPDHNFGTSSNSTKNVKLEVTDNNDCVNLHSEDVVIPDFSGIEILQNDNVAIFPNPAFQTVNVHLKNASETQSHVKIYTLSGNVVYSSLFETLDFSIDLTTFAGSLYVIEIQNGEINSRQLLIKN; this is encoded by the coding sequence ATGAAAAAATCTGTTACTCTTTTATTTACGTTGGCACTCGTAACCATTGCTTTCCATGCTTTTACAAACCAAAGTGGCCCCGGTGGAAAACTTGCGAACGACCCGGGGGCGGGAAACTGCACCCAATGTCATACAGGCACGGCGTTAAATGGTGGTAGCGGCTCGCCAAACAACATTCAAATATCGGGCAACTTTTCTGGTGGAGGCTATATACCCGATTCGACGTATAATGTTAAAATAACTTTCACACAATCAAGCATTAGCAAGTTTGGGATAAATGCAACCGCCTTATATTCAAGCGATTCATCCACAATGGCGGGTAGTTTTACCATAACCAGCAACCGATTGCAGAAAAGAACAACTACTATTGGCGGAAAATCAAGACAATATGTTGAACAAACATCCACAGGTTCATCAGCAACTTCTACTAATACGGCAGAATGGGCATTTCAGTGGAAAGCTCCAAGCACCAACGTGGGTGATATCTGGTTTTATGTTGTTACCATGTCGGCCAATGGAAATGGTCAAAACTCGGGAGACCAAGTTTATTTTAGAAAAATTGTTATAAACCCATCTTCCCTTCTACCTGTGGCAACGGCCACTGCCTCTAATTCAAACCCTTGTTCTGGAGAAACGGTAAATTTTACGGGCAGCGGCACCAACTCCCCTACAAGCTATAGCTGGGTATTTCCTGGCGGCTCTCCCTCGGTTTCATCTGCCCAAAATCCCTCTGTTTCTTTTACTTCAGCAGGAAAAAAATATGTAACACTTCAAGTTACCAACGCCAAAGGCATAAGCAATAAGGATACTGTAATTGTAGATGTAAAAAAACCTTTAACGGCCTTTATAGCAGGTGGAAATACTCAAACTATTTGCCCAGGAGATTCGGTTGAATTGACCGCCAGTTTATTTTCGGGCTACTCCTATAATTGGTCGAACGGAGCAACAGGAAATAAAATTTTTGCAAAAAAAGCAGGCGACTACTATGTAGTAGTTGACGATGGAAGTTGCTCAAAAATAAGCAATGTGGTTACCGTATCTCATTATACTGTTCCCACACCCACCATAACCCCGTCTGTTGCCGATTCTATTTGCAGAAATGGCACATTGACTTTGACTTCTACTACAGGTTATGACAGCTTTTATTGGTATAACAAATTTGCACAAATAGCCTCATCCACCACCAACACGCATACACTTACTGTCGATTCGGGTTCGAGCTATCGAGTACGTGCTTGGACCTCCAACCACTGTTTATCAGCCTTTAGCGACTCGGTTGAGCTAAAAACGGTAAAAGCAGAAGATGGCCCCGTGATTTCATGCAAAAACACACAGCCTTTTAGCCTTGATTTTGGCTGGACGGTAGCAACACACAACGGCGTTCAAATAAGCTTAGACAGCGGCAAATCTTGGAAAGCTCCAAGCTCAGGAACTATGGGTTTAACCCACAGCATGAGCGGATTAGACCCTGAGACAGATTATCAACTTATGGTACGTGCCATTTTAGGAGTACCATGCAATTTTTCGGAAGCCAGCACGCAGGTCTGCAGAACCGGAAAATGCAGTCCAATTAATGCTCAGGTAGTGTCCGATACTGCAATTTGTAGCGGTGAAGATGTGAATGTAGTTGTTCACGGATTGGCCAACGAAGAGTATTCGCTAAATTTTGAAGGAGGAAATCATTTCAAGGATACAGCCTTCCAGTTTAGTCCAGGGCAAACGGCTACTCATATACTTTATGTTACAGACTCCACTCTTTTAGGCTGTCCGCCAAAAAAATTGAGTTTTAAAGTTAGGGTTGACAACATCTCTACCCCTATTTTAAAAACCCAAAAAACCGGAAATATTTTTTGCGAAGGAGACACCATTATATTTACTGCCTCAAGTGGAAATGAAACATACCGGTTTTTTGTAAATGGAAATCTTCGCTCTACACAGTCCGACAGTTTCTATTTCGAAAGCACCTTTGCCAACGGAGATTCTGCCTTTGTTGAGGTTGAGAACGGGCAATGCTCGGCCACTTCTGATTTAGTTCACTTATTGGTTGCTGCCACTCCCACTGCCACATTTACCTATTCCAGAGTGCATAAGTTGTACACCTTTATTCCGGACAATGCCTTTTATAAAAGCTATAATTGGGATTTTGGCGATGGATTTACAAGCGTTTTGCAACAGCCCGATCACAATTTTGGAACAAGTAGCAACTCAACTAAAAATGTAAAATTGGAGGTAACCGACAATAATGATTGTGTGAATTTACATTCAGAAGACGTTGTAATTCCTGATTTTTCCGGTATAGAAATTTTGCAGAACGACAATGTTGCTATCTTCCCAAATCCGGCCTTTCAAACGGTCAATGTTCATCTGAAAAATGCATCGGAAACTCAATCGCATGTAAAAATTTATACACTTTCTGGCAACGTGGTTTATAGTTCTTTATTTGAAACGTTGGATTTTTCGATTGATTTAACCACTTTTGCAGGAAGTTTGTATGTTATAGAAATTCAAAACGGCGAAATAAATAGTCGCCAGCTTTTGATAAAGAATTAA
- a CDS encoding VWA domain-containing protein → MSLKKTLIFLFAICLSVMAGAQNILPDNFDFGKVKMWNNPTASYTFTNNTSQRVAFLPITYQRNLYIDLPLQYIAPGQTVTIEAVFYTEAKGSFSVSQPLYLSGHSEPIYLKMSGRIQSFHPEAQMACPVMSQKNKVEALNGVTNIIVKDKESGNVLNNVDIMLAGSKKNYLIEHTKSNTTTISDIHIGLYFIEISKSGYLSLKTESYINKNTGTLIYELQKDPNAGVIEDEEIVESDSTTEVKEIGKADASEWEDIEKLRQIMNERFKGKKIIEQDVTVINEDSLQPPAKIEIVPETTKKDTSTSGDFASDGTLNKAKYASNNIVFLIDESSSMASHGKIDMLKTSMKNLVSILREQDLVTIVVYSRTAEIRMESTSGNQKDKINSVIDNLFPKGMSYGDEGLEMAYSIARKNFIEGGNNQVILASDGVFNSPYNNPKNLLKDAKSNSNKGIYTTTLGFGNSQSALNFMQQLSENGRGSFIKIETEQQAKSALTTEIMKNAIR, encoded by the coding sequence GTGTCTTTAAAAAAAACGTTGATTTTTCTATTTGCCATTTGTCTATCGGTGATGGCCGGAGCTCAAAATATTTTGCCCGATAATTTTGATTTTGGCAAAGTAAAAATGTGGAACAATCCAACGGCCAGCTACACATTTACCAACAATACGAGCCAAAGGGTAGCCTTTTTGCCCATTACCTATCAGCGAAATTTGTACATCGATTTACCCCTCCAATACATTGCCCCCGGCCAAACCGTAACCATAGAAGCTGTTTTTTATACAGAGGCTAAAGGCAGCTTTTCTGTGAGTCAACCCCTTTATTTGAGCGGGCATAGTGAGCCTATTTATTTAAAAATGTCGGGAAGAATCCAATCTTTTCATCCAGAAGCACAGATGGCTTGCCCGGTTATGAGCCAAAAAAATAAAGTGGAAGCTCTAAACGGAGTAACCAACATTATTGTAAAAGATAAAGAATCTGGCAACGTGCTGAACAATGTGGACATTATGCTTGCCGGATCGAAAAAAAATTATTTGATAGAACACACAAAATCAAACACCACAACCATCAGCGATATACATATTGGATTGTATTTTATTGAAATTTCAAAAAGCGGTTATTTAAGTTTAAAAACCGAAAGCTACATTAATAAAAATACAGGAACCCTGATTTATGAATTACAAAAAGACCCCAATGCAGGTGTAATAGAAGATGAAGAAATCGTGGAAAGCGACAGTACCACAGAGGTAAAAGAAATTGGGAAAGCGGATGCATCGGAGTGGGAGGACATAGAAAAATTGAGACAAATAATGAACGAACGTTTTAAGGGTAAAAAGATTATTGAACAGGACGTTACGGTGATTAATGAAGACTCTCTACAACCACCGGCAAAAATTGAAATTGTACCCGAAACGACCAAAAAAGATACGTCAACATCCGGCGACTTTGCCTCTGACGGCACACTGAACAAAGCCAAATATGCCAGCAACAATATCGTATTTTTGATAGATGAATCATCGAGCATGGCAAGCCATGGCAAGATAGACATGCTAAAAACCTCCATGAAAAATTTGGTAAGTATCTTAAGAGAGCAGGATTTGGTAACCATCGTGGTTTATTCAAGAACCGCAGAAATACGAATGGAATCGACCTCCGGAAATCAAAAGGATAAAATAAATAGTGTTATAGACAACTTGTTTCCCAAAGGCATGTCCTATGGCGATGAAGGTCTGGAAATGGCATATAGCATTGCTCGCAAAAATTTTATTGAAGGTGGAAATAATCAAGTTATTCTTGCAAGTGATGGCGTTTTCAATTCACCATACAACAATCCTAAGAACTTACTAAAAGACGCTAAAAGCAACTCGAACAAAGGCATTTACACAACCACTTTGGGGTTTGGGAACAGTCAGTCTGCATTAAATTTCATGCAACAACTCTCGGAAAATGGCCGCGGTAGTTTTATCAAAATAGAAACTGAGCAACAAGCCAAATCGGCACTAACAACCGAAATTATGAAAAACGCCATCCGGTAA
- a CDS encoding DnaJ domain-containing protein produces MINCYKILEIPDFSDENTIQKSFRMLAKKYHPDVSGLPNAEEKFKLIAKAYQTLSHPNSKKMHDDRLRRPYESFAEIQQKREAARQKDLEARQRRRAELLKIRDLKFYEAEEAYLPYQSRIAGYVLVMIVGGIIAFKYWYVNLLDENIYMPIAFGLCISGVGVAGCINVWYKKLRFDFLKHQTSQNFERKSMQFGLYVALVFALIFGVSNKFRKEFQLKYNGVYDYAHFREDTFNKSDAKVLYKTDEGYEVKKERTLTSEHIVDYKNGRVLIKYSRSYPEIMELVVRKK; encoded by the coding sequence TTGATAAACTGTTATAAAATACTTGAAATCCCTGATTTTTCGGATGAAAACACCATTCAGAAGTCTTTTAGAATGTTGGCAAAAAAATACCATCCCGATGTGTCTGGACTGCCAAATGCCGAAGAAAAATTCAAATTGATTGCCAAGGCCTATCAAACTCTTTCTCATCCTAACAGTAAAAAAATGCACGATGATAGGCTGAGAAGGCCTTATGAATCATTTGCCGAAATTCAACAAAAGAGAGAGGCGGCAAGGCAAAAAGATTTGGAAGCACGCCAAAGACGTAGAGCGGAGCTTTTAAAAATCAGAGATTTGAAATTTTATGAAGCTGAGGAAGCATACTTGCCCTATCAATCAAGAATTGCAGGATATGTATTGGTAATGATTGTCGGTGGTATTATCGCATTCAAATATTGGTATGTTAATTTGCTTGATGAAAATATCTATATGCCAATAGCTTTTGGTTTGTGCATATCGGGTGTTGGGGTGGCTGGCTGCATTAATGTTTGGTATAAAAAACTCAGGTTTGATTTTTTGAAACATCAAACATCACAAAATTTCGAGCGAAAATCAATGCAATTTGGGTTGTACGTAGCTCTTGTTTTTGCATTGATTTTTGGAGTTTCAAATAAGTTTAGGAAAGAGTTTCAGCTAAAATATAATGGTGTTTATGACTATGCTCATTTTCGGGAAGATACCTTTAATAAAAGTGATGCCAAGGTGTTATATAAAACCGATGAGGGCTATGAAGTAAAAAAGGAAAGAACCCTCACTTCAGAGCATATTGTTGATTATAAAAATGGTCGGGTACTCATTAAATATTCGAGAAGCTACCCTGAAATTATGGAGTTGGTGGTGCGAAAAAAATAA
- a CDS encoding DnaJ domain-containing protein, translating into MINCYKILEIPDFADDEVIQRAYRNLAKKYHPDVSDIPNTEEKFKLIAKAYSILSNPVSKQYHDLKLRTPFVGHTSKQSAPSQPSSSSETIAQKMRRWAEIEKQNDLAYYEYENQKFPLKYRVVGWFVGSLFGWILAYVNWFSEDLNNLYMLPTLGIFLIFFCSVGVLSSSFKRLRFLHLTKRYNPNFELISYARGVGLFVGLVVLLLAVVNFQSYYHLKKYPVYCYASWVKPTNFDFTIEVSYRPENWSKDIVKEKELKPEYVVDLKNNRILIKYSHKNPRIMEVVCHADYADFSPTN; encoded by the coding sequence GTGATTAATTGTTACAAAATACTTGAAATTCCGGATTTTGCGGACGATGAGGTTATTCAAAGAGCCTATCGAAATTTGGCGAAAAAATATCATCCGGATGTTTCAGATATTCCAAATACCGAAGAAAAATTTAAGCTAATTGCAAAAGCATATTCCATACTTTCCAATCCGGTTAGCAAACAGTATCATGATTTAAAGTTGCGTACCCCTTTTGTTGGGCACACCTCGAAGCAATCGGCACCCTCACAACCCAGTTCTTCGTCAGAAACTATTGCCCAAAAAATGAGGCGTTGGGCAGAAATAGAAAAGCAAAATGACCTTGCCTATTACGAATACGAAAACCAAAAATTTCCTTTAAAATACAGGGTAGTAGGCTGGTTTGTTGGGTCGTTATTTGGGTGGATTTTGGCGTATGTAAATTGGTTTTCGGAAGATTTAAACAATCTTTATATGCTGCCAACTTTAGGAATTTTTTTGATATTTTTTTGTTCGGTGGGTGTACTTTCCTCAAGTTTTAAAAGGTTGAGGTTTTTGCATCTCACCAAAAGGTATAACCCTAATTTTGAGCTAATTAGCTATGCGAGAGGTGTCGGACTTTTTGTTGGTTTAGTGGTCCTTTTGCTCGCAGTAGTCAACTTTCAATCCTACTATCACCTCAAAAAATACCCTGTCTATTGTTATGCTTCGTGGGTAAAACCAACAAATTTCGACTTTACCATTGAAGTTTCGTATCGACCCGAAAATTGGTCAAAGGATATAGTTAAAGAAAAAGAGCTAAAACCAGAGTATGTAGTTGATTTAAAAAACAACCGTATCCTCATAAAATACTCACACAAAAACCCTCGAATAATGGAAGTTGTATGTCATGCGGACTATGCCGATTTTTCTCCCACAAACTGA